In one Mycobacteroides chelonae genomic region, the following are encoded:
- a CDS encoding DUF6636 domain-containing protein, translating into MATRPQRWVLGPAKAFPAPLSRVFSFFAVTATALVCFGTGSPPALADTYGVRHFTTPSGNIFCIIVNEWPKPSVRCDLNEATFTPPPRPSTDCHGVWGRSVTMTIGESPAFHCISDWAGGENLFVLKYGDDTKVGPFQCSSGVDGITCVDTTTGRGFRLARQSYEFLR; encoded by the coding sequence GTGGCAACCAGGCCCCAGCGTTGGGTGCTCGGACCTGCCAAGGCATTTCCGGCGCCGCTGTCGCGCGTCTTCAGCTTCTTCGCAGTCACGGCAACAGCGTTGGTGTGCTTTGGGACGGGCTCACCGCCAGCGCTGGCCGATACTTACGGGGTCAGGCACTTCACCACACCGTCGGGCAACATCTTCTGCATCATCGTCAATGAATGGCCAAAGCCTTCCGTGCGGTGCGACCTCAATGAAGCGACATTCACGCCGCCGCCAAGGCCATCCACAGATTGTCATGGCGTCTGGGGGCGAAGTGTGACGATGACCATCGGCGAGAGCCCCGCGTTCCACTGCATCTCAGACTGGGCAGGTGGCGAGAACTTGTTCGTGCTGAAGTATGGCGACGACACGAAGGTGGGCCCATTCCAATGCTCGAGCGGAGTCGACGGCATCACCTGTGTCGACACCACCACTGGCCGCGGGTTCCGACTCGCACGGCAATCCTACGAATTCCTGCGTTGA